Proteins encoded in a region of the Apostichopus japonicus isolate 1M-3 chromosome 19, ASM3797524v1, whole genome shotgun sequence genome:
- the LOC139959880 gene encoding tektin-3-like isoform X1, translating to MQDYYGQTMTASYFSAPRVGTGTSYLPPLQSTMQASYKSYAPPFNVSHSLNLPWKPSTYYRGSQKSMPVAISAPEINPSHLYRDDVVSRVPPLMPSARTALFSKYTPADWFKSNNTNYRTSDMTRSSAQKLRDENIRICHDTDARTVKTQQTSSKNLGNRLQDVNFWKSELNHELDEMAKEVNDLNTWKNRLENALKETEGPLQIAQECLFNRENRQGIDLVNDTVEKELLREVDTIRRSQDKLKAMIDKANTQLSMNRAGQHELEKDLQDKFRAINIDNKCHQLSNTSPGLGFHRGVEGIDQTVSLPESWAKFSNDNILRSQRERNASKGLRSDSDSVMQETSNEMWTQHNNVNVSFDGRIAETMDARNSIQNHLAKVLQEINEMENNISLLRKSIKDKEAPMQVAQSRLENRTRRPNVELCRDQPQHRLVSEVGEIYETVDILQNRLRAAESALQELVRTKSTLEHDLQVKNNSLYLDKEKCMGLRRTYPTTAKLAGYRGQ from the exons ATGCAGGATTATTACGGACAGACTATGACAGCGAGCTATTTCTCGGCACCAAGAGTCGGAACAGGAACCAGCTACCTACCACCTCTACAAAGCACCATGCAGGCCTCATACAAGAGCTACGCCCCACCTTTCAACGTTAGCCATTCCCTGAATCTACCGTGGAAACCCAGCACATACTACCGGGGAAGCCAGAAGAGTATGCCGGTAGCGATCAGCGCCCCTGAAATCAACCCCAGCCACCTATACCGGGATGACGTTGTATCCCGTGTACCCCCATTAATGCCTTCTGCTCGCACCGCCCTATTCTCAAAGTACACCCCTGCTGACTGGTTCAAGAGCAACAATACCAACTACAGGACCTCCGATATGACCCGCAGCTCAGCTCAGAAACTGCGAGACGAGAATATCCGAATCTGCCACGACACCGATGCTCGGACCGTGAAAACCCAACAGACATCGAGCAAAAATCTCGGGAACCGTCTTCAGGATGTCAACTTCTGGAAGTCCGAGTTAAATCACGAATTGGATGAGATGGCCAAAGAAGTTAATGATCTCAACACTTGGAAGAACAGATTGGAAAATGCCCTGAAGGAGACAGAGGGACCTCTCCAGATAGCCCAAGAATGCCTCTTCAACCGTGAGAACCGACAGGGTATCGACTTGGTCAACGACACCGTAGAAAAGGAACTGCTTAGG GAGGTAGACACCATCCGTAGAAGTCAGGATAAGCTGAAGGCAATGATTGACAAAGCAAACACGCAACTGAG TATGAACCGTGCTGGACAACATGAACTGGAAAAGGACTTACAGGATAAATTCAGAGCCATAAACATCGACAATAAATGTCACCAGCTGAGTAACACCAGCCCAGGATTAGGTTTTCATCGTGGTGTCGAAGGAATCGATCAAAC TGTTTCCTTACCAGAGTCGTGGGCTAAGTTTAGCAATGACAACATCTTACGTTCGCAGCGAGAAAGGAATGCCTCGAAGGGCTTGAGATCAGACTCCGATAGCGTCATGCAGGAGACTTCGAACGAAATGTGGACTCAGCACAATAACGTTAATGTCTCATTCGACGGAAGAATTGCCGAAACAATGGATGCACGAAATAGCATCCAAAACCATCTGGCTAAG GTCTTGCAAGAAATCAACGAAAtggagaataacatttcacttttaCGCAAGTCTATCAAGGATAAGGAGGCGCCCATGCAAGTTGCACAGAGCCGCTTGGAGAACCGTACCCGTCGCCCTAATGTCGAACTCTGCAGGGATCAACCACAGCACAG acTCGTTAGTGAAGTTGGTGAAATCTACGAAACTGTTGACATTCTTCAAAACCGTCTGCGAGCTGCCGAATCTGCGCTGCAGGAGCTGGTTCGCACTAAGAGTACCTTAGAACACGACCTGCAAGTGAAGAACAACAGTCTGTACCTAGACAAAGAGAAGTGCATGGGGCTACGTAGAACATACCCAACGACAGCCAAGCTGGCTGGTTACCGCGGCCAGTGA
- the LOC139959880 gene encoding tektin-3-like isoform X2 has product MTASYFSAPRVGTGTSYLPPLQSTMQASYKSYAPPFNVSHSLNLPWKPSTYYRGSQKSMPVAISAPEINPSHLYRDDVVSRVPPLMPSARTALFSKYTPADWFKSNNTNYRTSDMTRSSAQKLRDENIRICHDTDARTVKTQQTSSKNLGNRLQDVNFWKSELNHELDEMAKEVNDLNTWKNRLENALKETEGPLQIAQECLFNRENRQGIDLVNDTVEKELLREVDTIRRSQDKLKAMIDKANTQLSMNRAGQHELEKDLQDKFRAINIDNKCHQLSNTSPGLGFHRGVEGIDQTVSLPESWAKFSNDNILRSQRERNASKGLRSDSDSVMQETSNEMWTQHNNVNVSFDGRIAETMDARNSIQNHLAKVLQEINEMENNISLLRKSIKDKEAPMQVAQSRLENRTRRPNVELCRDQPQHRLVSEVGEIYETVDILQNRLRAAESALQELVRTKSTLEHDLQVKNNSLYLDKEKCMGLRRTYPTTAKLAGYRGQ; this is encoded by the exons ATGACAGCGAGCTATTTCTCGGCACCAAGAGTCGGAACAGGAACCAGCTACCTACCACCTCTACAAAGCACCATGCAGGCCTCATACAAGAGCTACGCCCCACCTTTCAACGTTAGCCATTCCCTGAATCTACCGTGGAAACCCAGCACATACTACCGGGGAAGCCAGAAGAGTATGCCGGTAGCGATCAGCGCCCCTGAAATCAACCCCAGCCACCTATACCGGGATGACGTTGTATCCCGTGTACCCCCATTAATGCCTTCTGCTCGCACCGCCCTATTCTCAAAGTACACCCCTGCTGACTGGTTCAAGAGCAACAATACCAACTACAGGACCTCCGATATGACCCGCAGCTCAGCTCAGAAACTGCGAGACGAGAATATCCGAATCTGCCACGACACCGATGCTCGGACCGTGAAAACCCAACAGACATCGAGCAAAAATCTCGGGAACCGTCTTCAGGATGTCAACTTCTGGAAGTCCGAGTTAAATCACGAATTGGATGAGATGGCCAAAGAAGTTAATGATCTCAACACTTGGAAGAACAGATTGGAAAATGCCCTGAAGGAGACAGAGGGACCTCTCCAGATAGCCCAAGAATGCCTCTTCAACCGTGAGAACCGACAGGGTATCGACTTGGTCAACGACACCGTAGAAAAGGAACTGCTTAGG GAGGTAGACACCATCCGTAGAAGTCAGGATAAGCTGAAGGCAATGATTGACAAAGCAAACACGCAACTGAG TATGAACCGTGCTGGACAACATGAACTGGAAAAGGACTTACAGGATAAATTCAGAGCCATAAACATCGACAATAAATGTCACCAGCTGAGTAACACCAGCCCAGGATTAGGTTTTCATCGTGGTGTCGAAGGAATCGATCAAAC TGTTTCCTTACCAGAGTCGTGGGCTAAGTTTAGCAATGACAACATCTTACGTTCGCAGCGAGAAAGGAATGCCTCGAAGGGCTTGAGATCAGACTCCGATAGCGTCATGCAGGAGACTTCGAACGAAATGTGGACTCAGCACAATAACGTTAATGTCTCATTCGACGGAAGAATTGCCGAAACAATGGATGCACGAAATAGCATCCAAAACCATCTGGCTAAG GTCTTGCAAGAAATCAACGAAAtggagaataacatttcacttttaCGCAAGTCTATCAAGGATAAGGAGGCGCCCATGCAAGTTGCACAGAGCCGCTTGGAGAACCGTACCCGTCGCCCTAATGTCGAACTCTGCAGGGATCAACCACAGCACAG acTCGTTAGTGAAGTTGGTGAAATCTACGAAACTGTTGACATTCTTCAAAACCGTCTGCGAGCTGCCGAATCTGCGCTGCAGGAGCTGGTTCGCACTAAGAGTACCTTAGAACACGACCTGCAAGTGAAGAACAACAGTCTGTACCTAGACAAAGAGAAGTGCATGGGGCTACGTAGAACATACCCAACGACAGCCAAGCTGGCTGGTTACCGCGGCCAGTGA